One region of uncultured Fusobacterium sp. genomic DNA includes:
- the mutL gene encoding DNA mismatch repair endonuclease MutL, with protein MGKIRILDESVSNIIAAGEVVENPASMIKELLENSLDAKSKNIKIDVKNGGRDVVISDDGIGMSQEDLLLSIERHATSKIREKEDLYNLYTYGFRGEALSSISAVCKIVLTSKSDDDEIGSQVNAIAGKVTNLKNIQRNRGTTIEIKELFFNTPARLKFLRKPTTEYLNIKEIVIQEALSNPDVSIILSLDGKVSIKTSGNGLENSIVEIFGRNVLKNIKKFPLGYLGNGALYRSSKDSIFTFINGRMVKSKIVENAVMDGYYTKLMKGKYPFAIIFLEVDPKSIDVNVHPSKKIVKFDDEERVYYQVLNEIKKSFERDDDFISPTFEEKIEKEESKFLDFSEFEKFTPIKAEPQKFENLTVIEKPQIEEKKVEDEIIKEEKLIEDEIEESNYKVVVQEEELDFSIKEEKKEVPQEKKRVNFRVIGQVFETFILVERDGIFEIYDQHIVHERILYEKLKKQYYGKDISSQQLLVPIRIMVDPREKEIIFENEENFIKAGFEIDKFSDNEILIRAIPIIDLRDSIENIFRNILLNIRENKNLDIRENILISMSCRGAIKANEKLSYEEMTKIIGELHEIGEYTCPHGRPIIVKITYDDLEKLFKRK; from the coding sequence TTGGGAAAAATTAGGATATTAGATGAGTCTGTATCAAATATAATAGCAGCTGGGGAGGTTGTTGAAAATCCAGCTAGTATGATAAAAGAACTCTTAGAAAATTCCTTAGATGCAAAGAGTAAAAATATAAAGATAGATGTAAAAAATGGTGGAAGAGATGTAGTGATATCTGATGATGGAATAGGGATGTCACAAGAAGACCTACTTTTATCTATAGAAAGACATGCTACAAGTAAAATAAGAGAGAAAGAGGATTTATATAATTTATATACCTATGGATTTAGAGGAGAAGCTCTCTCATCTATAAGTGCAGTTTGTAAAATAGTATTGACTTCAAAAAGCGATGATGATGAAATTGGATCACAAGTAAATGCTATTGCTGGTAAAGTGACTAATTTAAAAAATATTCAAAGGAATAGAGGAACAACTATTGAGATAAAAGAGTTATTTTTTAATACCCCAGCTAGATTGAAATTTTTAAGAAAACCAACTACTGAATATCTAAATATTAAAGAGATAGTTATTCAAGAGGCTTTATCTAATCCAGATGTATCTATTATATTGAGCTTAGATGGAAAAGTGAGTATAAAAACTTCAGGAAATGGATTAGAAAATAGTATAGTTGAGATTTTTGGAAGAAATGTTTTGAAGAATATAAAAAAATTTCCTTTGGGATATTTAGGAAATGGAGCTTTATATAGAAGTAGTAAAGATTCGATTTTTACATTTATAAATGGAAGAATGGTAAAATCTAAAATAGTTGAAAATGCTGTTATGGATGGATATTATACTAAATTAATGAAAGGAAAATATCCATTTGCTATAATATTTTTAGAGGTAGATCCTAAAAGTATAGATGTAAATGTTCATCCTTCAAAAAAAATAGTAAAATTTGATGATGAAGAGAGAGTTTATTATCAAGTTTTAAATGAGATTAAAAAAAGTTTTGAAAGAGATGATGATTTTATTTCTCCAACTTTTGAAGAAAAAATTGAAAAAGAGGAGAGTAAATTTTTAGATTTTTCTGAATTTGAAAAGTTCACTCCAATAAAAGCAGAACCACAAAAATTCGAAAATTTAACAGTTATTGAAAAACCACAGATAGAAGAGAAAAAAGTTGAAGATGAGATAATTAAAGAAGAGAAATTAATTGAAGATGAAATAGAAGAGTCTAATTATAAAGTGGTTGTTCAAGAAGAAGAGCTTGATTTTTCTATAAAAGAGGAGAAAAAAGAAGTTCCTCAAGAGAAAAAGAGAGTAAATTTTAGAGTAATAGGTCAAGTTTTTGAAACTTTTATTTTAGTGGAGAGAGATGGAATTTTTGAAATTTATGATCAACATATTGTACATGAGAGAATACTTTATGAAAAATTAAAAAAACAATATTATGGTAAGGATATAAGTAGTCAACAACTCTTAGTTCCTATAAGAATAATGGTTGATCCTAGAGAAAAAGAGATAATTTTTGAAAATGAGGAAAACTTTATAAAAGCTGGTTTTGAAATAGATAAGTTTTCTGATAATGAGATTTTAATAAGAGCCATTCCAATAATTGATCTTAGGGATAGTATAGAAAATATCTTTAGAAATATACTATTAAATATAAGGGAAAATAAAAATTTAGATATTAGAGAAAATATTTTAATATCTATGTCTTGTAGAGGGGCAATCAAAGCTAATGAAAAATTATCCTATGAAGAGATGACAAAAATTATAGGTGAACTTCATGAAATAGGAGAATATACATGTCCTCATGGAAGACCAATTATTGTAAAAATAACTTATGATGATTTAGAAAAATTATTTAAACGTAAATAA
- a CDS encoding transglycosylase SLT domain-containing protein, with amino-acid sequence MKKFFIFIFFLLFFGESFSEKIDDYSLFLNGKNAYFKKNYSVAKQNFETLLKTFSKSNVFLNNYAYFYIGMNYYKLEDYHKAAFYLEKAVYSTDTFSNNNKRAENIHFFAERDYSLGDSLLKIGETDKGITYLKRVNYNNYYPFVAYYERNALKILGNFDEIYEKKLQLKFLYNFDFINNFSVDELLEIGSFYHSKKVYDREEEFYKKILEGLSLTTLEKEKITNAYLEVLLTNNKEKEILNFTANVSEPQLKNLYNYYRGLAFYQMKDFSRALYLLNNIKDEKYYSKANYYIAGIYFALADYNETLTALKKVEEKNIITDCMAAFSYYYLGDEQNTKNAVNSMIKKYPNAYAGLYFNYLSSTTDKIYLNSLDNLLKFSTSLLDNAQETPETFLKKGDILEIEQLSQVAKLGDRELLKTILKKSIFYKKETPEAAMAITTILENGKFYELAFKNSSDHMSEFSKYKELFKYNFPLYYSEIIDPIAKKYDVPQELIYTIIHDISGFNPYYISDDSKFGIMDIPYDESNNLEFFELFNIEKNIEEGTKILKNYLIKYQGNKIKALIAYVYGEDYLNNLYFEYNNDINLSSIIIPEERFFLQNILMTYILYSRLYDFN; translated from the coding sequence ATGAAGAAATTTTTTATATTTATATTTTTTTTGCTCTTTTTTGGAGAGAGTTTTTCAGAAAAAATTGATGATTACTCTCTTTTTTTAAATGGAAAAAATGCTTATTTTAAAAAAAATTATAGTGTTGCTAAGCAAAACTTTGAAACACTTTTAAAAACTTTTTCAAAATCTAATGTCTTTTTAAATAACTATGCTTATTTTTATATAGGAATGAACTATTATAAATTAGAAGATTATCATAAGGCTGCTTTTTATTTAGAAAAAGCTGTATACTCTACTGATACATTTTCAAATAATAATAAAAGAGCTGAAAATATTCACTTTTTTGCTGAAAGAGATTATTCTCTAGGGGATTCTCTTTTAAAAATTGGTGAAACAGATAAAGGAATTACCTATCTTAAAAGGGTAAACTATAATAACTATTATCCCTTTGTAGCTTACTATGAAAGAAATGCTTTAAAAATTTTAGGAAATTTTGATGAAATTTATGAAAAAAAATTACAACTTAAATTCCTATATAATTTTGATTTTATAAATAATTTCTCTGTAGATGAGCTTTTAGAAATTGGAAGTTTTTATCATTCTAAAAAAGTCTATGATAGAGAAGAAGAGTTTTATAAAAAAATATTGGAAGGTCTTTCTTTAACTACTTTGGAAAAAGAAAAGATAACTAATGCTTATTTAGAAGTATTATTAACAAATAATAAAGAGAAAGAGATACTTAATTTTACAGCTAATGTTTCTGAACCTCAGTTGAAAAATTTATATAATTATTATAGAGGATTAGCTTTTTATCAAATGAAAGATTTTTCTAGGGCACTTTATCTTTTAAATAATATAAAAGATGAAAAATATTATTCAAAAGCAAATTATTATATTGCAGGAATATATTTTGCCCTTGCTGATTATAATGAAACTCTAACAGCACTAAAAAAAGTTGAGGAAAAAAATATTATTACAGATTGTATGGCTGCTTTTTCCTATTATTATTTAGGAGATGAACAAAATACTAAAAACGCAGTTAATTCGATGATCAAAAAATATCCCAATGCCTATGCTGGACTGTATTTTAATTATCTTAGCTCAACTACAGATAAAATATATCTAAATTCATTGGATAATCTTTTAAAATTTTCTACCTCTCTTTTAGATAATGCTCAAGAGACTCCTGAAACTTTCTTAAAAAAAGGGGATATCTTAGAGATTGAACAACTATCACAAGTTGCTAAATTAGGAGATAGAGAGTTGCTAAAAACTATTCTTAAAAAGAGTATATTCTATAAAAAAGAGACTCCAGAAGCTGCTATGGCTATTACAACTATCTTAGAAAATGGAAAATTTTATGAATTAGCTTTTAAAAATTCAAGTGATCATATGAGTGAATTTTCAAAATACAAAGAGCTTTTTAAATATAACTTTCCACTCTATTATTCAGAGATAATAGATCCAATAGCTAAAAAATATGATGTTCCTCAAGAATTAATCTATACAATTATTCATGATATAAGTGGCTTTAACCCTTACTATATTTCAGATGACTCTAAGTTTGGAATTATGGATATTCCCTATGATGAAAGTAATAATTTAGAATTTTTTGAACTTTTTAATATTGAAAAAAATATAGAAGAGGGAACTAAAATTTTAAAGAACTACCTAATCAAATATCAAGGAAATAAAATAAAAGCTCTTATTGCTTATGTCTATGGAGAAGATTATTTAAATAATTTATATTTTGAGTACAATAACGATATAAATCTTTCCTCTATTATCATTCCTGAAGAGAGATTTTTTCTACAAAATATTTTAATGACATATATTCTTTATTCAAGATTATATGATTTTAACTAA
- the recJ gene encoding single-stranded-DNA-specific exonuclease RecJ, with product MRNTRWIYRNKSNLQSSNLNLDRDILNLLISRDIVDEKKIYDFINTSLDNISSPYLLKDMEKAVDRILLAKEKGEEIWIYGDYDVDGITSTSLCYLSLSELGITPKYYIPLRDEGYGLNKEAMSYIHSQGGKVIITVDCGISSHEEIKFANSLGIDVIVTDHHEINHGNPPAYAVINPKREDNIFPTKFLAGVGTAFMLIYALFEKLGKKEEIFKYLDIVAIGTVADIVPLLEENRIFTKFGMEQLKRSHWLGINMLIKKIFEDYQTRKFSTYDIGFIIAPIFNAAGRLEDAKRAVELFIEKDHRVCSEIINELLNNNNQRKEIQEEIFEKAISIIEEKKLYENSVLTVAEENFHHGVIGIVASKILDRYYKPTIIMEIKPDEGIATASCRSIEGFNMIEALNTMQELFVKYGGHAGAAGFSIKIENIEEFSKRINKIAKESIPEISLIKPIKLDIDLPAYKISYDFIEKISLLEPFGFGNPSPLFILKNCEISGVRAIGKEKNHTMLNVKKDNVEIKNCVWFNSEDVFNELVSHSHMDIAFKLKLESFKDRYQYKMYIEDMQLPTSEENLNLKFSSIYNTVFPIETVIYTRKKLDGADLNLAYQEDEVDITLNRNYLTTLDTQTSYLLIHLKKYYNYNFKATIKDIILKEENYNVHVVIDRDYDFVSYSIKQGELFKDIKNFLLGDFNYNSLQKNVLASIFKEKKNTLVIAEKGRGINTIIQTIALYYKNIDEKVLYITDTVPKKKTLHYVDISDNFIDGYNFYIIDKDIDYSLIKNKKALIISQKDIDIENFNKIVDSYNIPDNLVFIDNEIFSKKDIFSNFLPIDIRKQILSNLKNFTLLFSTRDILVYL from the coding sequence ATGAGAAATACAAGATGGATTTATCGAAATAAAAGTAATTTACAATCTTCTAATTTAAATTTAGATAGAGATATACTTAATTTATTAATTTCAAGAGATATTGTAGATGAGAAAAAGATATACGACTTTATAAATACCTCTTTGGATAATATAAGTTCTCCATATCTCTTAAAAGATATGGAAAAAGCTGTGGATAGAATTCTTTTAGCAAAAGAAAAAGGAGAGGAAATTTGGATATATGGAGACTATGATGTAGATGGAATTACATCAACTTCTCTTTGTTATCTCTCTCTTAGTGAATTAGGTATAACACCAAAATACTATATTCCTCTTAGAGATGAGGGGTATGGATTAAATAAAGAGGCTATGAGCTATATTCACTCCCAAGGGGGAAAGGTAATTATTACAGTAGATTGTGGTATATCTTCCCATGAGGAGATAAAATTTGCTAACTCTTTAGGTATAGATGTAATTGTTACAGATCACCACGAGATTAATCATGGAAATCCTCCTGCTTATGCTGTTATAAATCCTAAAAGAGAGGACAACATTTTCCCTACAAAATTTTTAGCTGGGGTAGGAACTGCTTTTATGTTAATTTATGCTCTTTTTGAAAAGCTTGGAAAAAAAGAGGAAATTTTTAAATATCTTGATATTGTTGCCATTGGTACAGTGGCAGATATTGTTCCTTTATTAGAAGAAAATAGAATTTTTACAAAATTTGGAATGGAACAACTTAAAAGAAGTCATTGGTTGGGAATCAATATGCTAATTAAAAAAATTTTTGAAGATTACCAAACAAGAAAATTTTCAACTTATGATATTGGATTTATTATAGCTCCTATTTTTAATGCTGCTGGAAGATTAGAAGACGCCAAAAGAGCTGTAGAACTTTTCATAGAAAAAGATCATAGAGTTTGTAGTGAGATTATTAATGAGCTACTAAATAACAATAACCAAAGAAAAGAGATTCAAGAGGAAATTTTTGAAAAAGCTATCTCTATCATAGAAGAAAAAAAACTTTATGAGAATAGTGTTTTAACTGTGGCAGAGGAAAACTTTCATCATGGAGTTATAGGGATAGTAGCTTCTAAAATATTAGATAGATATTATAAACCTACTATTATTATGGAAATAAAACCAGATGAAGGAATTGCCACAGCTTCATGTAGAAGTATAGAAGGTTTTAATATGATAGAAGCTTTAAATACTATGCAAGAATTATTCGTTAAATATGGAGGACACGCTGGAGCTGCTGGATTTTCAATAAAAATTGAAAATATTGAAGAGTTTTCTAAAAGAATTAATAAGATTGCTAAGGAAAGTATCCCAGAGATATCTTTAATTAAACCTATAAAATTGGATATAGACCTTCCTGCATATAAAATTTCCTATGATTTCATAGAAAAAATATCACTACTTGAACCTTTTGGTTTTGGGAATCCATCTCCTTTATTTATACTTAAAAATTGTGAGATTTCAGGAGTACGTGCTATTGGAAAAGAAAAAAATCACACTATGTTAAATGTAAAAAAAGATAATGTTGAGATAAAAAATTGTGTTTGGTTTAACAGTGAAGATGTCTTCAATGAACTTGTGTCTCATTCACATATGGATATAGCCTTTAAATTAAAATTAGAGAGTTTTAAAGATAGATATCAATATAAGATGTATATAGAGGATATGCAACTACCTACATCTGAGGAAAATTTAAATTTAAAATTCTCTTCTATATATAATACTGTTTTTCCAATTGAAACTGTAATTTATACTAGAAAAAAATTAGATGGTGCTGATTTAAACCTTGCTTATCAAGAAGATGAAGTAGATATTACTTTAAATAGAAACTATCTAACAACTTTAGATACACAAACTTCATATCTTCTTATACATTTGAAAAAGTATTATAACTATAATTTTAAAGCTACAATTAAGGATATTATACTTAAAGAGGAAAACTATAATGTCCATGTTGTTATTGATAGAGATTATGATTTTGTTTCATACTCTATAAAACAGGGAGAACTTTTTAAAGATATTAAAAACTTTTTATTAGGAGATTTTAATTATAACTCTTTACAAAAAAATGTTCTTGCTTCTATATTTAAAGAAAAGAAAAACACTCTTGTGATTGCTGAAAAAGGAAGAGGGATCAATACTATTATACAAACTATTGCTCTTTACTATAAAAATATAGATGAGAAAGTTCTATATATAACTGATACAGTTCCTAAGAAAAAAACTCTACACTATGTTGATATCTCTGATAACTTTATAGATGGCTATAATTTCTATATCATAGATAAAGATATTGACTATTCTTTAATTAAAAATAAAAAGGCTCTTATTATATCTCAAAAAGATATTGATATTGAAAATTTTAATAAAATAGTTGATAGCTATAATATTCCAGATAACCTTGTTTTTATTGATAATGAAATTTTTTCTAAAAAAGATATATTTTCAAATTTTTTACCTATTGATATAAGAAAACAAATATTAAGTAATCTTAAAAACTTTACACTTTTATTTTCTACTAGAGATATTTTAGTTTATTTGTGA
- a CDS encoding transposase, with protein MYLTIKQQLKHLTKDEYLILRELSHTAKNLYNQAIYNVRQHYFEEKKYLKYIDNNSILKSSENYKLLNSNMAQQLLKEVDGSFKSFFGLLKLAKKGKYSFKDIKLPKYLPKNSFTTLVIGFVRINKDILVIPYSNSFSKTHKKISIKIPPILIDKKIKEIRIIPKFNARFFEVQYTYEVQEEQRNLDKNNVLAIDFGINNLVTCVTNQGKSCIIDGKKLKSINQWFNKHNAYLQSIKDKQKYGKKPTLRQKYMWHKRNNKINDYMSKSTRIIINYCLKKDIGTLVCGYNKDFQRNSDIGKKNNQIFVNIPFGKLISKLEYLCKFYGIEFVLQEESYTSKASFFDMDKIPEYKKDNPQEYSFSGKRVKRGLYITKKGYKFNADVNGALNILRKSSVVDLKVLYSRGEVDTPVRIRVA; from the coding sequence ATGTATTTAACTATTAAGCAACAATTAAAACATCTTACTAAAGATGAATATTTAATTTTGAGAGAACTTTCTCATACAGCTAAAAATCTATATAATCAAGCAATATACAATGTACGACAACACTATTTTGAAGAAAAAAAATACTTAAAATACATAGATAATAATTCTATTTTGAAATCAAGCGAGAACTATAAACTTCTTAACTCTAATATGGCTCAACAACTTCTTAAAGAAGTTGATGGTTCTTTTAAGTCTTTTTTTGGACTTTTAAAACTTGCTAAAAAAGGAAAGTACAGTTTTAAAGATATTAAACTGCCTAAATATCTTCCTAAAAATAGTTTTACTACTCTTGTAATTGGTTTTGTCAGAATTAATAAAGATATACTTGTTATTCCTTACTCTAATTCTTTTTCTAAAACTCATAAAAAGATTTCAATTAAAATTCCACCTATTTTAATTGATAAAAAGATTAAGGAGATTAGAATTATTCCTAAATTTAACGCTAGGTTCTTTGAAGTTCAATATACTTATGAAGTACAAGAAGAACAAAGAAATTTAGATAAAAACAACGTACTAGCAATAGATTTTGGAATTAATAACCTTGTAACTTGCGTTACTAATCAAGGTAAATCTTGCATAATAGATGGGAAAAAATTAAAATCTATTAATCAATGGTTTAATAAGCATAATGCTTATCTTCAAAGTATTAAAGATAAGCAAAAATATGGTAAAAAACCAACTTTAAGACAAAAATATATGTGGCACAAGCGTAATAATAAAATAAATGATTATATGTCTAAAAGTACAAGAATAATAATAAATTATTGCCTTAAAAAAGATATTGGCACATTAGTTTGTGGATATAATAAAGACTTCCAAAGAAATAGCGATATAGGAAAGAAAAATAATCAAATATTTGTAAATATACCTTTTGGTAAATTAATATCTAAACTAGAATATTTGTGTAAATTCTATGGAATAGAATTTGTATTACAAGAAGAAAGTTATACATCTAAGGCTAGTTTTTTTGATATGGATAAAATACCCGAATATAAAAAAGATAATCCTCAAGAATACTCATTTTCGGGAAAAAGAGTAAAAAGAGGATTGTATATAACTAAAAAAGGGTATAAATTCAATGCTGACGTAAATGGAGCATTAAACATATTAAGAAAAAGTAGTGTAGTAGACTTAAAAGTCTTATACAGTAGGGGCGAAGTGGATACGCCTGTAAGAATAAGGGTAGCATAA
- the tnpA gene encoding IS200/IS605 family transposase: MKNEDFKSNRHSIYNLKYHLVVVTKYRHKCITEEMLNDLEEIFKKNIEKNNGSLIEFNGEKDHVHLLFEIPPQIELAKLINNLKTVSSRLIRKKYSEYLKQFYWKNVFWSRSYCILTTGRATIEMVEKYIQSQVGVKD; the protein is encoded by the coding sequence ATGAAAAATGAAGATTTTAAAAGTAATAGACACTCTATTTATAATTTAAAATATCATTTAGTTGTAGTAACAAAATATAGACACAAATGTATTACAGAAGAAATGTTAAACGATTTAGAAGAAATTTTTAAAAAAAACATAGAGAAAAATAATGGAAGTCTAATTGAATTTAATGGAGAAAAAGACCACGTTCATTTATTATTTGAAATACCTCCACAAATAGAATTAGCAAAACTAATTAATAACCTTAAGACAGTTTCTTCAAGATTAATAAGGAAGAAGTATTCAGAATATTTAAAACAATTTTATTGGAAAAATGTATTTTGGAGTAGGAGTTATTGTATATTAACAACAGGAAGAGCTACTATAGAAATGGTAGAGAAATATATTCAATCTCAAGTAGGTGTAAAAGATTGA
- the rbr gene encoding rubrerythrin, protein MELKGSKTEKNLMTAFAGESEARNKYTYYSSKAKKDGYEQIAKIFEETANNEKEHAKLWFKLLKGGAVPSTIDNLLDAAEGENYEWTDMYAKFAEEAKAEGFDEIARAFEGVAKIEKRHEDRYRKLLDNIKKEMVFERDEEVAWECMNCGHVHYGKKAPKECPVCKHPGGYFMIEPKNY, encoded by the coding sequence ATGGAATTAAAAGGAAGTAAAACTGAAAAAAATCTAATGACTGCATTTGCTGGTGAGTCAGAGGCTAGAAATAAATATACTTATTATTCTTCAAAAGCTAAAAAGGATGGTTATGAGCAAATAGCTAAAATATTTGAAGAAACAGCAAACAACGAAAAAGAACATGCTAAACTATGGTTTAAACTTTTAAAAGGTGGAGCTGTTCCTTCTACAATAGATAACCTACTTGATGCTGCTGAAGGTGAAAACTATGAGTGGACAGATATGTATGCTAAATTTGCTGAAGAAGCTAAGGCAGAAGGATTTGATGAGATAGCTAGAGCTTTTGAAGGTGTAGCAAAAATAGAAAAAAGACATGAAGATAGATATAGAAAACTTTTAGATAACATTAAGAAAGAAATGGTATTTGAAAGAGATGAAGAAGTTGCTTGGGAATGTATGAACTGTGGACACGTTCACTATGGTAAAAAAGCTCCAAAAGAGTGCCCAGTATGTAAACACCCTGGTGGATACTTTATGATAGAGCCTAAAAACTATTAA